The region tgtacctaagacttttgcacagtactgtatatatagtgcaATATatctgagtgagagagagatgtgaGCGTGTCTTACCTACTGCCAACAGGACTTCTCTCAGGCTTCCCGAGGTCTCTCTCTGGATGCTTTCTTCAATCTCATAGCCTGACAGTTTTCTATACTCCTCAAACACTGCAGACATACAGACCACCATTGACAgaatgaaaatgattgaaaacaAAAGAATGCAAATAATAGTGTTGTTTCCtgacacatatatatgtgtgtgtattctgCTAACCTCTCCTAAGGTGAGCAGCACTGCGGTTTCCCAGTAAAGTGATGAACTGGCCTTCATCAGTGCCATACTTCTGTTCTCCTGCAGTAAACAGAGCCTACATCCCACACAAACCATTATTAAACTTCAGAAGCCAGACAAacgcacttacacacacaccaCAAGCACTAGATGGCAGAATTTCACCTAGTTTTCGATATACCATTGACACAACATCTGAAACATTaagaagctaaaaaaaaaaaaaaaatcagatgtaaTTCAGCACCAGACTCTGCTTTTTTAGTGCGAATAATTGTACACGCTTACCTGGGCATCACTTTGGATGAGGCCCTCTTGTATACCCTGCTCTCTGCTGGCCTATGGACACATAATACaacataaattaatttttataatattcatctattatacacaaacacattttatacATCTGCACACCTGTATATCTATACAAACATACCCAAACCTCTTTTACCTGTGCATagcaactcttctgaacacacatTATTTTGTGCCTGTGCCTTTCTGTACATATGTAATTTGCAttattctgtgtctagctgtagTGTGTGAGGATACTTGGTCAATAAAGCTCTAATTCTTAtatttgtcagattttttgacAGTACTTAGATGGATGGAATGGGAAAGATTtgaaggaaagaaaataaattaacatgttaacggAGGCAGGCTGTCATTATgccaaacatcttcttttgtgttcctcatgagggggagtaaataaagacacagttgtcattttggggttaattatccctttaaaatggaAGCCCGCCAAGCATTATAGCATGATGATtgaaaagcagaaatgtgtagcTTGTATTTTGTTGAAGacattatcttaattttaaaaaatgcaaaacattattCCTTAATAACATGTTTGTTCTTTGAGCCGTCTAAATTGTCCTTTTTTTCTACTTTATATACAGGCATTTTGTCTTTTAATGAATAGAAGAGATAAGAGGGACAGATAGCACCACTACATTtgcaactatttttatgcacttCTGACACAATCCCTGTGAGTAGAGTTTGCTCCATGTAATCAAAGATTCATTAAAGATTgttttaacaattaaaaaatgactggacatacagttgaagtcagaagtttacatacaccttaattttccttcctcatgatgccatctattttgagaaatgcaccagtccctcctgcagcaaagcacccccacaacatgatgctgccacccccatgcttcacagttgggatggtgttcttcggcttgtaagcctcaccctttttcctccaaacataacgatagtcattatggccaaacagttcaatttttgtttcattagaccagaggacatttctccaaaaagtaagatctttgtccccatgtgcacttgcaaactgtagtctggcttttttatggtggttttggagcagtggcttcttccttgctgagcagcctttcaggttatgtcaatataggactcgttttactgtggatatagatacttgtctacctgtatcctccagcatcttcacaaggtcctttactgttgttctgggattgatttgcacttttcacaccaaactacgttcatctctaggagacagaatgcgtctccttcctgagcggtatgatggctgtgtggtcccatggtgtttatacttgcgtactattgtttgaacagatgaacttggtaccctcaggcatttggaaattgctcccaaggatgaaccagacttgtggaggtccacaattgtttttctgaggtcttgactgatttcttttgattttcccatgatgtcaagcaaagagccactgagtttgaaggtaggccttaaaatacatccacaggtacacctccaattcagtacacctcctatcagaagctaattggctaattgcttgacatcattttctggaattttccaagctgcttaaaggcacagttaacttagtgtatgcaaacttctgatcCATTGGAACtgtgatttagtcaattaaaagtgaaacaatctgtctgtaaacaaatgcTGGAAAAATTACCCGTGTCATGTACAATgttgatgtcctaaacaacttgccaaaactatagtttgcaaatattaaatctgtggagtgaaaattagttttaatgacttcaacctaagtgtatgtaaacttctgacttcaactgtaactttGAGAAAACAAGGTTGGTGTGATTCTTTCACACAGGTCTCATTTTAACACATGCAAATACATATAACATATAAAGTGTTATGGTTATACTTCTGAAAGTGCGATGCCCACACTTTGGCTTtcaattaaaagggatagttcacccaagaattaaaattctctcatcaggtAATCCATAAtggtaatccataatactccagtggtttaaaccatctcttctgaagtgatccagttgatttttggtgagaacagaccaaaatgtagctcctttttcactgtatatcttgcccttgcacaatcatgatttcaagctcaattacacttcctagtacttgatgcatgcagagcgctagatggcacttggaagtgtaatcaagcttgaaatcatgattgtgcctagagactgcaatgtcaagatttatagagaTAAGGAGGTATATTTTGGTCAACCAAAACTAACAGGatcgcatcagaagacatggatttaacaacttgaGTTTAAtgcattatgtttatgctgacttgatctgctttttggagcttcaaagttctggccaccattcactaggattgtatagacctacagagctgaaatattcttctaaaaatcttcatttgcattctgtagaagaaagaaagtcatacacatctgggatggcatgagggtgaataaatgatgagagaattttcattttggagtgaactattcctttaagtgttttactgaacacatttttgttaattttaacaaACCAGGGGACATATTGACATTATTTGCTGTGCAATCAACAGCATGGCACATACTGTATGCTCTTGATAAAGCTTAAAAGTTGTACTTAACCTAGAAAGTACCTTTAAATGTTAAATTCCTATAAATAGAATAAACAAGAGAATGTGGTTTTACACATTGAACACATTGTTAATTGACTTGTTTTTGGGCAGACTTTAAAACAACGAACATATAAAGTTAAATTATAGTAggattaaataatacattttttataaccctaaaaattacatgtatttttcaATAGATTGCGTACTTGAAGCAAAATAACTAGCATCCTCTTGAAATGACCTCCAGTGTCACCAGTAACATCTTCCTCCAGGTCATCATCATACTCTAAAATACATACAGACACAGATTATCAACatctaccacaaaaaaaaaaaaaaaaacagagacagAGCCATTATCATCATCATGAGCAACATTCACAAAGCGTGCACATATTTCAAAAGTGGCAAGCACCAGAAAAGAATcataatacacaaacacacagttacCTCGCTTATACGCGCTTTTGATCTCATTGACTTCATTAGCTGCTCTAGATGCCAAGATCTCAATCAACACTTTCTCATCTGTGCCCGCCCCCTATGACAACAAATACACAGGTAGAAACATACTGTATCATGTATCTAGAAAACATACTGAAAATATGACTTTGTAAGAATTCTGATACTATCTTTAAGCACAATGTAATCtgaagtgtgtgtatgtatgtatatactgtatataaaaactcTGGTGGCTGtttatctgtgtgtatgtgtaccttAATGGCGTCCCGCAGGCATGTGACATCATACATGATGGGAGGAGACATCAGAGCCACAATCAGAGTTTCAAACTTCCCACCAAGCTCTGATTTCAAATCATCCACCAAGTCCTGAAAAGAGATGGAAAAAAGTAAAAGAGAATGACCAAAGAATGAAAGGGAGACAAACTCGATAGGACAAAAAACGCATATGTGAGCTGTTGGCATGTGCTAGTGTGTGTCATTAATGCTTGTGATGTTACCTTTCCATGCAGGGTTTTGTACGCAGCTTTGATCTGCTGGCGCTGTGCATTACTGCGTGCCGTCAACAGCTGCAGAATAGCATCCTCATCAgtgcctgatgaaacaaaaacatgttacatgtaaTGTTGAGAACCATTCATTTATTCTTTGAGAGACAGAAACACTACAAGTTGAGATCCAACATTCTCCGGCTGTGTTCTTTTATGACATTATAtggtgt is a window of Myxocyprinus asiaticus isolate MX2 ecotype Aquarium Trade chromosome 8, UBuf_Myxa_2, whole genome shotgun sequence DNA encoding:
- the LOC127444549 gene encoding annexin A5-like is translated as MAGRGTVKPHSGFSANDDAEALYKAMKGFGTDEDAILQLLTARSNAQRQQIKAAYKTLHGKDLVDDLKSELGGKFETLIVALMSPPIMYDVTCLRDAIKGAGTDEKVLIEILASRAANEVNEIKSAYKREYDDDLEEDVTGDTGGHFKRMLVILLQASREQGIQEGLIQSDAQALFTAGEQKYGTDEGQFITLLGNRSAAHLRRVFEEYRKLSGYEIEESIQRETSGSLREVLLAVVKCARSVPAYFAESLYNAMKGAGTDDQTLMRIMVSRSEVDLLDIRAEFRKMFATSLHKMIQGDTSGDYRKTLLLLCGGDDA